From the Arthrobacter sp. PM3 genome, one window contains:
- a CDS encoding O-methyltransferase gives MIEHQPAPGWVAVENFLSDVVVRPGPELQRAVTTALEAGMPPIEVAPNAGKLLKLLVQLSGARRVLEIGTLAGFSTIWMAQGLPDDGRLVTCEYLPRHARVARANIDDAGLGHKVDIRVGAALDTLRELEREPGPPFDFVFIDADKENNPHYLDWAIRLGRPGTAIVMDNVVWEGAVLDATMDTVNAPGIISALRMLGDHPRLDGTVMQTVGSKGWDGFALAIVR, from the coding sequence ATGATCGAGCATCAGCCCGCTCCCGGCTGGGTGGCCGTGGAGAACTTCCTGTCCGACGTCGTGGTCCGTCCGGGCCCTGAACTCCAACGCGCGGTGACCACCGCCCTTGAGGCGGGCATGCCGCCCATCGAGGTGGCTCCCAACGCCGGCAAGCTCCTGAAACTTCTGGTCCAGCTCTCCGGCGCCCGCCGGGTTCTGGAGATCGGCACCCTGGCCGGCTTCAGCACCATTTGGATGGCCCAGGGACTGCCCGACGACGGCCGCCTCGTCACGTGCGAGTACCTGCCCCGGCACGCCCGCGTGGCGCGCGCCAACATTGACGACGCCGGTCTGGGCCACAAGGTCGACATCAGGGTGGGCGCGGCACTGGACACCCTGCGCGAGCTGGAACGCGAGCCGGGGCCGCCCTTCGATTTCGTGTTCATCGACGCCGACAAGGAAAACAACCCCCACTACCTGGACTGGGCCATCCGGCTGGGCCGGCCGGGCACAGCGATCGTGATGGACAACGTCGTCTGGGAGGGGGCCGTACTGGACGCGACCATGGACACCGTGAACGCGCCCGGCATCATCAGCGCGCTACGGATGCTCGGCGACCACCCCCGGCTCGACGGCACCGTCATGCAGACCGTGGGCTCGAAAGGCTGGGACGGCTTCGCCCTGGCGATCGTCCGCTAG
- a CDS encoding YkvA family protein, with product MGWETLAGVIGGLLVVYAILLVLLWAYARRHPDTVTMKDALRLLPDLLRLIRHLLADKTVAVGVRVLLVLLLVYLASPIDLVPDFIPVIGYADDVVIVALVLRSVVASAGADAVRRHWPGTAEGLAVILKLAGLGTPA from the coding sequence ATGGGATGGGAAACCCTCGCCGGGGTCATCGGCGGCCTGCTGGTGGTCTACGCGATCCTGCTGGTCCTGCTGTGGGCCTATGCCCGCCGGCACCCCGATACCGTCACCATGAAGGACGCCCTGCGGCTGCTCCCGGACCTGTTGCGGCTCATCCGCCACCTGCTGGCTGACAAGACCGTGGCGGTCGGGGTCCGGGTCCTGCTGGTGCTGCTCCTGGTCTATCTCGCCTCACCGATCGACCTCGTTCCGGACTTCATTCCGGTGATCGGCTACGCCGATGACGTTGTGATCGTGGCGCTCGTGCTGCGCTCGGTGGTCGCCAGCGCCGGCGCCGACGCCGTCCGGCGCCACTGGCCCGGCACCGCGGAAGGCCTGGCCGTCATCCTGAAGCTCGCCGGCCTCGGAACGCCCGCCTGA
- a CDS encoding NADP-dependent oxidoreductase, with protein sequence MKAISYSQYGSPDVLELTEQPLPKVGPGMVLVKVKAASVNPVDWKIMAGYLDSMMDLQFPVIPGWDVAGVVESAGIDAPNFRPGDEVIAYGRKDFVHGGSFAEYIALPERLLARKPATLDWDGSAGLPLAGLTAYQVLTRLGIKASDTVLIHGGAGGVGSLGIQLAVAFGARVIATASEKNHDFLRALGAEPVSYGEGLAERVRAVAPAGADVVADFVGGNLDTTLAVLAEGGRHASIADSSVEEHGGTWMWVNPVAADLDRLARLVDEHGLKVEVARTFPLADAAGAFRLNMEGHTRGKIIVRVDAG encoded by the coding sequence ATGAAAGCGATCAGCTACAGCCAGTATGGAAGTCCTGATGTCCTCGAACTGACGGAGCAGCCCCTGCCGAAAGTCGGGCCCGGCATGGTCCTGGTGAAGGTCAAGGCGGCGTCCGTGAACCCGGTGGACTGGAAGATCATGGCCGGCTACCTCGATTCCATGATGGATCTTCAATTCCCCGTCATCCCGGGCTGGGATGTCGCCGGCGTCGTGGAGTCGGCGGGAATCGACGCCCCGAACTTCCGGCCCGGCGATGAAGTCATTGCCTACGGCCGGAAGGACTTCGTCCACGGCGGAAGCTTCGCCGAGTACATCGCCCTGCCAGAACGGCTCCTGGCCCGGAAGCCGGCAACCCTGGACTGGGACGGCTCCGCCGGGCTTCCGCTCGCCGGGCTCACCGCGTACCAGGTCCTCACCCGGCTGGGCATCAAGGCGTCAGACACAGTACTGATCCACGGCGGCGCCGGCGGCGTGGGTTCCCTCGGGATCCAGCTCGCCGTGGCGTTCGGCGCCCGCGTGATTGCCACCGCCTCGGAGAAGAACCACGATTTCCTCCGGGCACTCGGGGCCGAGCCGGTCAGCTACGGGGAGGGCCTGGCGGAACGGGTCAGGGCCGTGGCCCCCGCCGGTGCGGACGTCGTGGCGGACTTCGTGGGCGGCAACCTTGACACCACATTGGCGGTCCTCGCGGAGGGCGGCCGGCACGCGTCCATCGCGGACAGTTCGGTGGAGGAACACGGCGGCACGTGGATGTGGGTGAACCCTGTCGCGGCCGACCTCGATCGCCTGGCGCGTTTGGTGGACGAGCACGGGCTCAAGGTCGAAGTGGCGCGGACGTTTCCGCTGGCGGACGCGGCCGGCGCCTTCCGGCTGAACATGGAGGGTCATACCCGCGGGAAGATCATTGTGAGGGTCGACGCCGGCTGA
- a CDS encoding TetR/AcrR family transcriptional regulator, producing the protein MNRAVDRRPLRADAARNVDKIISAARECFREHGPEVPLQTIALTAGVGPATLFRNFADKEDLVLAALNRQLRLQVDPAIDQALADPDAATGLFRVIDATMRVASEEANLLGAVAGRRGLLTGITGGLIESIAVLLGRGQGQGTLRSDISMTDMIRLLAMLIGVVDTMEPGSDAWRRPVALVEDAIRTERPDRALPPQAPLPGTAFDAVLG; encoded by the coding sequence ATGAACCGGGCAGTAGACCGCAGGCCGCTCCGTGCAGACGCCGCGCGCAACGTGGACAAGATCATCTCCGCGGCCCGCGAATGCTTCCGCGAGCACGGCCCCGAAGTGCCGCTGCAGACCATCGCGCTCACCGCCGGGGTGGGGCCGGCCACCCTCTTCCGGAACTTCGCCGACAAGGAAGACCTGGTGCTCGCCGCCCTGAACCGGCAGCTCCGGCTCCAGGTGGACCCGGCCATCGACCAGGCCCTGGCCGACCCCGACGCCGCCACCGGCCTTTTCCGGGTCATCGATGCCACCATGCGCGTCGCCAGCGAGGAAGCGAACCTCCTGGGTGCGGTCGCGGGCCGGCGGGGGCTGCTGACCGGAATCACCGGCGGCCTGATTGAATCCATCGCCGTCCTGCTGGGCCGCGGGCAGGGCCAGGGCACGCTGCGCAGCGACATCTCGATGACGGACATGATCCGCCTCCTGGCCATGCTGATCGGCGTCGTGGACACCATGGAACCGGGCTCCGATGCCTGGCGTCGCCCCGTGGCGCTGGTCGAAGACGCCATCCGCACGGAACGCCCGGACCGGGCACTGCCGCCGCAGGCTCCGCTGCCGGGCACCGCGTTCGACGCCGTATTGGGGTAG
- a CDS encoding acyl-CoA dehydrogenase family protein, which produces MNGTPASHHVIPARISPVRISSSAAELDAIRPLLSEAQAAIGDVPALLDLAKTVAATAPKPGEGRTAFLWEILASVAAVDVAAGRVLEPHLDAAAILAQAAGLAADEGRDCPDFAGIHFDGAWGVFAAEAPGLRLEAKETGGCFELRGAKPWCSLAAHLDHAVLTAHVGDSGRAAFAVDLHADGVSFSDPAWTSRGLREIPSGTVHFDGVQAVPLGGSGWYFQRPGFAWGGMGVAACWLGGGVAVARSFAASLQKAADGGREPDQIALAHLGEIDRTLTALTGYLARTAARIDAGELSDGGAWREALRVRGGVATAVERIQALVSQNLGPAPLAFDEAYGKRMADLALYIRQHHAMRDDAQLGTLLLAGNTPW; this is translated from the coding sequence ATGAACGGGACCCCCGCCTCCCACCACGTCATCCCTGCCAGGATCAGCCCTGTGAGAATCAGCTCATCGGCCGCCGAGCTCGACGCCATCAGGCCTCTGCTGTCCGAGGCGCAGGCTGCTATCGGCGATGTCCCGGCCCTGCTTGACCTCGCCAAAACAGTGGCGGCGACGGCGCCGAAACCGGGGGAGGGGCGGACCGCTTTCCTCTGGGAGATTCTGGCCTCCGTGGCCGCCGTCGACGTCGCTGCCGGCCGGGTGCTGGAGCCGCACCTGGACGCCGCCGCGATCCTGGCGCAGGCGGCGGGCCTGGCCGCGGACGAGGGCCGGGACTGCCCGGACTTTGCCGGGATCCACTTTGACGGCGCCTGGGGCGTCTTCGCCGCGGAGGCACCCGGCCTGCGGCTTGAGGCGAAGGAAACGGGGGGATGCTTCGAGCTCCGCGGCGCCAAACCCTGGTGCTCGCTGGCCGCGCATCTGGACCATGCGGTGCTGACCGCCCACGTCGGGGACAGCGGCCGCGCCGCGTTCGCCGTCGACCTCCACGCCGACGGCGTGAGCTTTTCGGACCCGGCGTGGACCAGCCGCGGCCTGCGCGAAATCCCCAGCGGCACGGTGCACTTCGACGGAGTCCAGGCGGTGCCGCTGGGCGGCTCCGGCTGGTACTTCCAGCGTCCGGGCTTCGCGTGGGGCGGCATGGGCGTGGCCGCCTGCTGGCTGGGCGGCGGCGTCGCGGTGGCGCGCAGCTTTGCCGCATCGCTGCAGAAGGCCGCCGACGGCGGACGTGAGCCGGACCAGATCGCGCTGGCCCACCTCGGCGAAATCGACCGCACCCTGACGGCCCTGACCGGGTATCTCGCGCGGACCGCCGCACGGATAGACGCGGGGGAGCTGTCCGACGGCGGCGCATGGCGCGAGGCGCTGCGCGTCCGCGGCGGCGTGGCCACGGCCGTTGAACGCATCCAGGCGCTCGTGAGCCAGAACCTGGGTCCGGCCCCGCTGGCCTTCGATGAGGCCTACGGGAAACGCATGGCTGACCTCGCCCTGTATATCCGCCAGCATCACGCCATGCGCGACGACGCACAACTGGGCACCCTGCTACTGGCAGGAAACACCCCATGGTGA
- a CDS encoding glycosyltransferase family 2 protein, producing the protein MAALPLPRGHRIERVAVVVPAHNEEAHLEQALRAVQRAADALDPARSGVDVRVTVVLDSCTDGSAVIAARYAAVDPRFSVLEVAYRSAGASRAAGVRAAGIGMPRRRPPGQRRTPAPWEGRTWLANTDADSRVPENWLVRQLEFAEAGADAVLGSVEPDPAGMDPELLRRWRERHPFHEDHPHIYGANFGVRASAYLAAGGFERITSEEDRALVHNLRSRAFTVTATDSTRVVTSGRTHARAPHGFGTYLRSLGRLARPADSSLTPGPGRSTLME; encoded by the coding sequence ATGGCGGCGCTGCCGCTGCCACGCGGGCACCGCATCGAGAGGGTCGCCGTCGTCGTGCCCGCCCACAACGAGGAAGCCCACCTTGAACAGGCGCTGCGGGCCGTGCAGCGGGCCGCGGATGCCCTGGACCCGGCCCGTTCCGGCGTCGACGTCCGGGTAACCGTGGTGCTGGACAGCTGCACGGACGGCTCCGCGGTCATTGCGGCCCGCTACGCCGCGGTGGACCCGCGGTTCAGCGTCCTGGAAGTCGCCTACCGCAGCGCCGGCGCCAGCCGGGCCGCCGGTGTCCGGGCCGCGGGCATCGGTATGCCCCGGCGGCGGCCGCCAGGGCAGCGGAGGACTCCGGCCCCCTGGGAAGGCCGGACCTGGCTGGCCAACACCGACGCCGATTCCCGGGTCCCGGAAAACTGGCTGGTCCGCCAGCTTGAGTTCGCCGAGGCCGGGGCCGACGCGGTGCTGGGATCCGTGGAACCGGACCCGGCCGGCATGGACCCCGAGCTGCTGCGGCGCTGGCGCGAACGGCACCCGTTCCACGAAGACCACCCCCACATCTACGGCGCGAATTTCGGGGTCCGGGCCTCCGCCTACCTGGCCGCCGGAGGGTTCGAGCGGATCACGTCCGAAGAGGACCGGGCCCTCGTCCACAACCTCCGGAGCCGCGCTTTCACGGTCACGGCCACGGACAGCACCCGGGTCGTGACCTCCGGCCGGACCCACGCGCGGGCGCCGCACGGCTTCGGCACCTACCTGCGAAGCCTGGGCAGGCTGGCGCGGCCGGCCGACAGTTCATTGACGCCCGGACCCGGCCGCTCCACACTGATGGAGTGA
- a CDS encoding class I SAM-dependent methyltransferase, which translates to MKPDHYDSFAESYSAENESSLLNAYYERPAMIGLAGDVDGRRVLDAGCGSGPLSAALSAKGAIMTGFDASPAMLELARQRLGPAADLHVADLSKPLPFADGSFDDVVSSLVLHYLQDWSAPLAELRRVLKPGGRLILSVNHPTVSVVTQPTEDYFAVRQYSEDYEFDGEPAVLTFWHRPLHAMISAFTSAGYRVAAVSEPEPAPDTPHELLPPRILSGERTAFLSFIFFVLEAG; encoded by the coding sequence GTGAAGCCTGACCACTATGACAGTTTCGCCGAGAGCTACTCGGCGGAGAACGAGTCCAGCCTCCTCAACGCCTACTACGAGCGCCCGGCGATGATTGGCCTCGCCGGCGACGTCGACGGCCGCCGGGTCCTGGACGCAGGGTGCGGCTCCGGGCCGCTGTCCGCGGCCTTGAGCGCTAAAGGCGCGATCATGACGGGCTTCGATGCCAGTCCCGCGATGCTCGAATTGGCACGGCAGCGCTTGGGCCCGGCCGCGGACCTGCACGTGGCAGACCTGAGCAAGCCGCTGCCCTTCGCCGATGGCTCCTTCGACGACGTCGTCTCGTCCCTGGTCCTGCACTATCTGCAGGACTGGTCAGCGCCGCTTGCCGAACTGCGGCGCGTGCTGAAGCCCGGCGGGCGCCTGATTCTGTCGGTCAACCACCCCACGGTCAGCGTGGTCACCCAGCCAACCGAGGACTACTTCGCCGTCCGGCAGTACTCGGAGGATTATGAATTCGACGGTGAGCCTGCGGTGCTGACCTTCTGGCACCGGCCCCTTCACGCGATGATCAGCGCCTTCACGTCGGCAGGTTACCGAGTGGCCGCCGTGAGCGAACCGGAACCGGCTCCGGACACACCGCACGAACTCCTTCCGCCGCGCATCCTCAGCGGCGAACGGACAGCGTTCCTGTCCTTCATCTTCTTCGTCCTGGAAGCCGGTTGA
- a CDS encoding three-helix bundle dimerization domain-containing protein yields MDQVVDRLSTRFPHVPRIHIAGIVGEEFEALNAGRIRTFIPTLVERGARVRLQGEFGVRAAE; encoded by the coding sequence ATGGATCAAGTCGTTGACCGCCTCTCGACCCGCTTCCCGCACGTTCCCCGGATCCACATCGCCGGGATTGTCGGAGAGGAATTCGAGGCCCTGAACGCGGGCCGGATCCGGACGTTTATCCCCACCCTGGTTGAGCGCGGCGCCCGGGTGCGGCTCCAGGGGGAGTTCGGCGTCCGGGCCGCCGAGTAG
- a CDS encoding ANTAR domain-containing protein: MPGARLSEHLQDLVLENASVDEFLQELSGAIAEFGAAAAGCAMHSSVRLIRNRQPAVLAGSDPAALALEQFQDRAGGPALAALATGRAALLGSGTAVGTGVTAVGATGGSPEPRLDRYRRTAARWGIRSALSVPVALDQGAEAALTYLAADPDAFDGGVAASCEAFAATAGKSMRLAVRLGSVQELNEDLLQAMKSRTTINLASGILMAQSRCSQAEAFALLSKVSNNRNIKLRLVAEEILHKFESGPYTTDFGTRA, from the coding sequence GTGCCCGGCGCCCGGCTGTCGGAGCACCTTCAGGACCTGGTGCTGGAAAACGCCAGCGTCGACGAGTTCCTGCAGGAGCTGTCCGGCGCAATCGCAGAGTTCGGGGCCGCCGCGGCAGGCTGCGCGATGCACAGTTCGGTGCGCCTGATCCGCAACCGGCAGCCGGCCGTCCTGGCGGGCAGCGACCCCGCGGCGCTGGCGCTGGAGCAGTTCCAGGACCGCGCGGGCGGTCCCGCGTTGGCCGCCCTGGCCACCGGCCGGGCAGCCCTGCTGGGCAGCGGCACCGCGGTGGGCACCGGCGTGACGGCGGTCGGCGCCACGGGTGGCAGCCCCGAGCCGCGGCTGGACCGCTACCGGCGAACCGCCGCCCGCTGGGGCATCCGGAGCGCGCTGAGCGTGCCCGTCGCCCTGGATCAGGGCGCCGAGGCAGCCCTGACATATCTTGCCGCCGACCCGGACGCGTTCGACGGCGGCGTGGCCGCCAGTTGCGAGGCGTTTGCCGCCACGGCCGGAAAATCCATGCGCCTGGCCGTGCGCCTGGGCTCGGTCCAGGAGCTCAACGAAGACCTGCTCCAAGCCATGAAGTCGCGGACCACCATCAACCTTGCGTCCGGCATCCTCATGGCCCAGAGCCGGTGCTCGCAGGCCGAGGCGTTCGCGCTGCTCAGCAAGGTTTCGAACAACCGCAACATCAAGCTGCGGCTCGTGGCCGAGGAAATCCTGCACAAGTTCGAGTCCGGGCCCTACACCACCGACTTCGGCACCCGGGCCTGA
- a CDS encoding bifunctional PIG-L family deacetylase/class I SAM-dependent methyltransferase: MVSFTHHDAGTSEAAWAAGGVAELPELPLDDAGLAGRAFIVLAAHPDDESLGAGGLLARLHAVGAVVRVLLCTAGEASHPFSPTTTPDRLAAVRVREFGSAMAHLSGGGGAAGNGARTTSRDVEWRCLGLPDGQLADHRDQIRAAVREAAAGCGRAPGEVVLVAPYRSDGHSDHDVLGAVAAELSAAAGHALLEYPIWYWLWAAPDEPADPAGAPWRGWFRLPLRPAEQQAKAAAMAAHVSQVQPLSGQPGDEVLLPPDFLAHFTRPWETFAWHPTPAPERKSPERKSLDGDAPETDAPETDAPDPVPATSSTHPYAASDAERLFNAVHARDEDPWQYTSSWYEHRKRSLTLAALPRSSYTSGLEIGCSIGTLSAELAPRCGRFLAVDASGTALDRAARRLAGLSGAQTRHLTVPDEWPDGTFDLIVVSEVGYYLSPAELARLLGRIKAALVPGGTLLLCHWRHPVSGWELDGDAVHAAARQQLGWTSRGVYQETDFVLEVLLAPDPAPEPAPEPGARERRR; the protein is encoded by the coding sequence ATGGTGAGCTTCACCCACCACGACGCCGGAACCAGCGAGGCCGCATGGGCCGCCGGCGGTGTGGCCGAGCTGCCGGAACTCCCGCTGGACGACGCCGGGCTCGCCGGCCGGGCGTTCATTGTCCTGGCCGCCCACCCCGACGACGAATCGCTCGGCGCCGGCGGGCTGCTTGCCCGGCTGCATGCCGTCGGCGCCGTCGTCCGGGTGCTGTTATGCACGGCGGGGGAGGCCTCGCACCCCTTCTCGCCAACAACCACGCCGGACCGGCTCGCCGCTGTCCGGGTCCGGGAATTCGGCAGCGCCATGGCGCACCTGTCCGGAGGCGGGGGCGCGGCCGGGAACGGGGCGCGGACGACGAGCAGAGACGTCGAGTGGCGGTGCCTGGGCCTGCCCGACGGGCAGCTCGCCGACCACCGGGACCAGATCCGCGCCGCAGTCCGCGAGGCCGCCGCCGGGTGTGGCCGCGCGCCCGGGGAAGTCGTTCTTGTGGCGCCGTACCGCTCGGACGGGCACTCCGACCACGACGTCCTCGGTGCCGTTGCCGCCGAGCTCAGCGCCGCGGCAGGCCACGCCCTCCTCGAATACCCCATCTGGTACTGGCTGTGGGCCGCGCCGGACGAGCCGGCTGACCCTGCCGGGGCCCCTTGGCGCGGCTGGTTCCGGCTGCCGCTGCGCCCCGCCGAGCAACAGGCCAAGGCTGCGGCCATGGCGGCACATGTATCCCAGGTGCAGCCGCTGTCCGGCCAGCCGGGCGACGAAGTGCTCCTGCCGCCGGACTTCCTGGCGCACTTCACGCGGCCGTGGGAGACGTTCGCCTGGCACCCGACCCCCGCCCCGGAGAGGAAATCCCCGGAGAGGAAATCTCTGGACGGGGATGCCCCAGAAACCGATGCGCCGGAAACGGATGCCCCGGACCCCGTACCGGCAACCTCCTCCACACACCCCTATGCTGCCAGCGACGCCGAGCGTCTCTTCAACGCCGTACACGCCCGGGACGAGGATCCCTGGCAGTACACCTCCAGCTGGTACGAGCACCGCAAGCGATCCCTTACGCTGGCCGCGCTGCCCCGCAGCAGCTACACGTCCGGACTGGAGATCGGCTGCTCGATCGGAACGCTGAGTGCGGAGCTTGCGCCGCGGTGCGGACGCTTCCTGGCCGTCGATGCCAGCGGCACGGCCCTGGACCGCGCCGCCCGGCGGCTCGCCGGCCTGTCCGGGGCGCAGACACGCCACCTGACCGTCCCGGACGAGTGGCCGGACGGGACATTCGACCTGATCGTGGTCTCGGAAGTGGGCTACTACCTCTCGCCGGCAGAACTCGCCCGGCTGCTCGGCCGGATCAAGGCAGCGCTCGTGCCCGGCGGAACCCTCCTGCTGTGCCACTGGCGGCACCCCGTTTCCGGCTGGGAACTCGACGGCGACGCGGTGCACGCCGCCGCCCGGCAGCAGCTGGGCTGGACCAGCCGCGGGGTCTACCAGGAAACCGACTTTGTCCTCGAGGTGCTTCTTGCCCCGGACCCCGCGCCGGAGCCCGCGCCGGAGCCTGGCGCCCGCGAACGGAGGCGGTGA
- a CDS encoding thiamine-binding protein — translation MLVAFSVAPSGDPANGQAPGDASVHDAVAAAVRIVRESGLPNRTSSMFTEIEGEWDEVMDVVKRATDAVGAYGSRVSLVLKADIRPGYSGELTGKVERLENALGGQEQ, via the coding sequence ATGCTCGTCGCATTCTCCGTAGCACCCTCCGGCGATCCCGCCAACGGCCAGGCGCCCGGCGACGCTTCGGTCCATGACGCCGTCGCGGCTGCCGTGCGGATCGTCCGGGAGTCCGGGCTGCCCAACCGGACGAGTTCCATGTTCACCGAGATTGAGGGCGAGTGGGACGAAGTCATGGACGTCGTCAAGCGGGCCACCGACGCGGTGGGCGCCTACGGTTCCCGCGTCTCACTGGTCCTCAAAGCGGACATCCGCCCCGGGTACAGCGGCGAGCTCACGGGCAAGGTGGAGCGGCTGGAAAACGCGCTCGGCGGACAGGAACAGTAG